The Chloroflexota bacterium genome includes a region encoding these proteins:
- a CDS encoding ABC transporter substrate-binding protein: MRSRLYLLLAALLLVAAVIPMTGCGGNEANEPYKVGAIFATTGFNAPLGEPEKQTVDMMVEQINANGGINGHPIEVIAYNNESVAANCATLADKLINDDKVVAIIGPTGTGDSNAIVDTCDNAEIPLISCAAGISIITPTATNDKHWIFSTPQTTVMVVQRLYAYLNTQTISKIGIITDTAGFGADGKANLVAQASAYGLTITSAQTYGTDDPGMETQLGIIRDSGAEAVICWGTNPGPAIVARNMATLPMTIPLFCSHGIAFQSFIDLALSAANGVIFPAGKLPIADNLTDADPQKALLLKYRDDFNAKYGNGKANTFGGHAYDALSMVVKALENAVQESPKTINSNDDTLKAVRAKIRDYIENSINSTGFPETGGFPGTAGIFNMSADNHNGLSMDCLVMVQIVDKKWTRLQ, from the coding sequence ATGAGAAGTCGGTTGTACCTATTACTGGCTGCACTACTACTAGTAGCTGCAGTGATCCCTATGACGGGCTGCGGCGGGAACGAAGCGAATGAGCCATATAAGGTGGGGGCCATCTTCGCAACCACCGGTTTCAATGCCCCGCTCGGCGAACCGGAAAAGCAGACGGTGGATATGATGGTGGAACAGATCAATGCCAATGGGGGCATCAACGGACACCCCATAGAAGTCATTGCCTACAACAATGAGAGCGTCGCAGCCAACTGTGCAACATTGGCAGACAAGCTTATTAATGACGATAAGGTGGTAGCCATAATCGGGCCTACCGGCACCGGTGACAGCAACGCTATCGTCGACACGTGCGATAACGCGGAGATCCCTCTGATCTCCTGTGCTGCCGGCATATCCATAATCACTCCTACTGCAACAAATGACAAGCACTGGATCTTCAGCACTCCACAAACCACCGTAATGGTGGTTCAGAGGCTCTATGCCTACCTCAATACACAGACCATCTCCAAGATCGGTATCATCACTGACACCGCCGGGTTTGGCGCAGACGGCAAAGCCAATCTCGTGGCCCAAGCCTCTGCGTATGGTCTCACTATCACCTCGGCCCAGACATATGGTACAGACGATCCCGGCATGGAGACGCAGCTTGGCATCATCAGGGATTCCGGCGCTGAAGCTGTGATCTGCTGGGGCACCAACCCCGGGCCGGCTATTGTGGCCCGCAACATGGCAACACTGCCCATGACGATTCCCCTGTTCTGCAGCCATGGCATCGCCTTCCAGTCATTCATTGATCTTGCCCTTAGCGCTGCCAATGGGGTCATATTCCCAGCCGGCAAGCTGCCGATTGCTGACAATCTTACTGATGCCGATCCGCAGAAGGCACTCCTCTTGAAATACCGGGATGACTTCAATGCCAAGTACGGCAACGGAAAAGCCAATACCTTCGGGGGGCATGCCTACGATGCCCTATCCATGGTAGTAAAAGCTCTGGAGAACGCAGTCCAGGAGAGTCCGAAGACCATAAACTCCAACGATGACACGCTGAAAGCCGTAAGAGCGAAGATCAGGGACTACATCGAGAACAGCATCAACAGCACTGGTTTCCCTGAAACTGGCGGCTTCCCCGGTACCGCTGGCATTTTCAACATGTCTGCTGACAACCACAATGGACTCTCGATGGACTGTCTTGTGATGGTCCAGATTGTCGATAAGAAGTGGACTCGGTTGCAGTAA
- the xth gene encoding exodeoxyribonuclease III, producing the protein MTEINILCWNVNGIRAVGGKGFLEWLYRERPDVLCLQETKAQPDQLGKDLLEPKDYYTYWNYPARKGYSGVASLTREKPIRVQNGLGIPEFDTEGRVLITEYPAFILLNIYFPNGKKDEQRLKYKMDFYEAFLKFIDSLRGQGKGIIICGDFNTAHREIDLARPKENEKVSGFLPMERAWMDKFVAHGYVDTFREFNKEAGQYTWWDLKSRARERNVGWRIDCFFVTRNLLPSVSKAFIMPEVDGSDHCPVGITLKID; encoded by the coding sequence GTGACAGAAATCAACATATTGTGCTGGAATGTCAACGGAATCAGAGCGGTGGGAGGAAAAGGCTTCCTGGAATGGCTATATCGAGAACGCCCCGACGTTCTCTGCCTTCAGGAAACAAAAGCACAGCCTGACCAGCTTGGCAAAGATCTCCTGGAGCCAAAGGACTACTATACATATTGGAATTACCCTGCTAGAAAAGGATACAGTGGAGTGGCTAGTTTGACTAGAGAAAAGCCGATCAGGGTACAGAATGGCCTGGGTATTCCGGAGTTTGACACAGAGGGCAGGGTCTTAATCACAGAATATCCCGCCTTTATCCTCCTGAACATATACTTCCCCAACGGAAAGAAAGATGAGCAGCGATTGAAATACAAGATGGACTTCTATGAAGCCTTCCTCAAATTCATTGACTCCCTGAGAGGGCAGGGCAAGGGCATCATCATTTGCGGGGACTTCAATACTGCCCATAGAGAAATAGACCTGGCTCGACCAAAAGAGAATGAAAAGGTCTCCGGATTTCTCCCCATGGAGAGGGCTTGGATGGACAAGTTCGTGGCTCATGGCTATGTCGATACGTTCCGCGAGTTCAACAAGGAAGCGGGGCAGTATACGTGGTGGGACCTAAAATCGAGAGCCAGAGAGAGGAACGTGGGCTGGAGGATCGACTGCTTCTTCGTAACAAGGAATCTGTTGCCATCAGTTTCAAAGGCATTCATCATGCCTGAAGTAGACGGCTCCGACCATTGCCCTGTTGGAATTACACTCAAAATAGATTAG